A section of the Thermotoga caldifontis AZM44c09 genome encodes:
- a CDS encoding peroxiredoxin, which translates to MGIPLIGERFPEVEVMTTHGKMKLPEAFKGKWFVLFSHPADFTPVCTTEFVAFQKRYDQFRELGFELIGLSVDQVFSHIKWVEWIKENTGVQIEFPIIADTGKVAEMLGMIHPAKGSNTVRAVFFVDPNGIIRAILYYPQEVGRNLDEILRMAKAFKVADEHKVAIPANWPNNELIGDEVIVPPATSIEEAKKRKEQYKCYDWWFCHKKV; encoded by the coding sequence ATGGGTATTCCACTGATAGGTGAAAGGTTTCCAGAGGTCGAGGTGATGACGACTCACGGTAAGATGAAGCTGCCAGAGGCTTTCAAGGGTAAGTGGTTCGTTCTGTTCAGCCATCCGGCCGATTTCACACCTGTGTGTACGACCGAGTTCGTCGCGTTCCAGAAGAGATACGACCAGTTCCGGGAACTCGGATTTGAGCTGATCGGTCTCAGCGTGGATCAGGTTTTCTCGCACATCAAATGGGTTGAGTGGATCAAGGAAAACACGGGTGTACAGATCGAATTTCCCATCATCGCCGACACGGGCAAAGTCGCTGAGATGCTCGGAATGATCCATCCTGCGAAGGGTAGCAACACGGTCAGGGCGGTGTTCTTCGTCGATCCGAACGGTATCATACGCGCGATACTGTACTATCCGCAGGAAGTTGGAAGGAACCTGGACGAGATACTGCGAATGGCGAAAGCCTTCAAAGTGGCCGACGAACACAAAGTTGCGATACCCGCAAACTGGCCCAACAACGAACTGATAGGCGACGAAGTCATCGTTCCACCCGCGACGAGCATAGAGGAAGCGAAGAAGAGAAAAGAGCAGTACAAGTGTTACGACTGGTGGTTCTGCCACAAGAAGGTCTGA
- a CDS encoding gluconokinase, whose translation MGLHVGVDIGTTAVKVIVYDSDALRVLLDVSESYDVFSVGPSMFEQDPVQIENAVFEALKKVGEKFPRVDSIVLDSMLHSLLFLDEDYRPASNVVPWVDERSIPQVLQVKKDRQLVRTLQNRAGCAANFAYPIFKLMWFAQNEPERLKKAHKIVSIKDYMFYRLTGTLASDISVASGTGFMDIRTKTWMADLLKELTGVGEDKLVELVPPTFAKKLTKEAGERTNLASGTDVFIGISDAAASSIGSGAGIDDSITISSSSSAAIRSIVSEPPEQYPSPGVWCYVVDENYYIAGVATSNGGIVFDWYVKLFSKYDHAQIIKLIEENFYNVDASRAVLFYPFVFSERFPELDPSLSARFLNLRGDTTDWMVARSVLEGIIFNLKRIFDVVKVVPRKLENVYSTGGLTRADVWTKMLSSVINEKIIVQSKRQGTALGTVWHHLGEDHRKRAMEALKNELEVYEPDQRLVPYYQKLYEAWLEKL comes from the coding sequence GTGGGACTGCACGTGGGAGTGGATATAGGCACGACGGCTGTGAAGGTCATCGTTTACGATTCTGACGCGTTGAGAGTTCTGCTCGATGTGAGCGAATCTTACGATGTCTTCTCCGTTGGGCCTTCAATGTTCGAACAGGATCCTGTACAGATCGAAAATGCGGTGTTCGAAGCGTTGAAAAAGGTTGGGGAGAAGTTCCCCCGCGTGGACAGCATCGTGCTCGACAGCATGTTGCATTCTCTTCTATTCCTCGATGAGGATTATCGGCCCGCCAGCAACGTCGTTCCCTGGGTGGACGAAAGATCGATACCTCAGGTTCTTCAAGTGAAGAAGGACAGACAGCTCGTGAGGACCCTGCAGAACAGGGCGGGTTGTGCCGCCAACTTTGCCTATCCCATTTTCAAACTCATGTGGTTCGCACAGAATGAGCCTGAGAGGCTCAAAAAGGCTCACAAGATCGTCTCGATAAAAGACTACATGTTCTACAGATTGACCGGCACGCTGGCCAGCGACATCTCGGTGGCCTCCGGCACAGGGTTCATGGACATACGCACCAAGACGTGGATGGCGGACTTGCTGAAAGAGCTGACAGGCGTGGGCGAAGACAAGTTAGTTGAACTCGTCCCGCCAACGTTCGCGAAGAAATTGACGAAAGAAGCAGGCGAAAGAACTAACCTTGCCAGTGGGACCGATGTGTTCATAGGCATCTCGGATGCAGCGGCCTCGAGCATAGGTTCAGGCGCGGGTATCGACGATTCGATAACGATCTCCTCGAGCAGCAGCGCGGCGATCAGATCGATCGTGAGTGAGCCGCCAGAGCAGTACCCTTCACCCGGTGTGTGGTGCTACGTTGTGGACGAGAATTACTACATCGCCGGAGTTGCAACGAGTAACGGTGGTATCGTGTTCGACTGGTACGTGAAGCTCTTCTCAAAGTACGATCACGCCCAGATCATAAAATTGATCGAAGAGAATTTCTACAACGTGGACGCTTCGCGAGCCGTGCTCTTTTATCCTTTCGTTTTCAGTGAGAGATTCCCTGAGCTGGATCCAAGCCTGAGCGCGAGGTTTCTGAACCTCCGCGGCGATACCACCGACTGGATGGTGGCACGAAGCGTTTTGGAGGGCATCATCTTCAACTTGAAGAGGATCTTCGATGTGGTGAAAGTTGTACCCAGAAAACTCGAAAACGTCTATTCGACGGGTGGACTGACGAGGGCGGACGTGTGGACGAAGATGCTTTCCAGCGTTATCAACGAAAAGATCATCGTACAGAGTAAGAGACAAGGTACAGCTCTGGGAACGGTATGGCACCATCTTGGAGAAGATCACAGAAAGAGAGCCATGGAAGCTTTGAAAAACGAACTTGAAGTTTACGAACCCGATCAGAGGTTGGTACCCTATTATCAGAAACTGTACGAAGCCTGGCTGGAGAAGCTCTGA
- a CDS encoding metal-sulfur cluster assembly factor, producing MITKEKVLEALKEVIDFEIGLDVVSLGLVYDVVVDEENNVTITMTMTTPACPLAGLILQDAEDKVRQIEGVKDVKINLTFDPPWTPDRMSEEVRKKFGI from the coding sequence ATGATCACCAAGGAAAAGGTTCTTGAAGCCCTGAAGGAAGTCATAGACTTCGAAATAGGTCTGGACGTGGTCAGCCTGGGGCTCGTGTACGATGTGGTTGTCGACGAGGAGAACAACGTCACAATAACGATGACGATGACTACCCCGGCGTGCCCGCTCGCGGGACTCATACTTCAGGACGCGGAGGACAAGGTCAGACAGATCGAAGGCGTCAAGGACGTGAAGATCAACCTCACCTTCGATCCACCCTGGACGCCAGACAGGATGAGTGAGGAAGTAAGGAAAAAGTTCGGCATATGA
- a CDS encoding ABC transporter ATP-binding protein, with translation MVTLNRLLKYAKPYTLFFVLAILIVLASAIVDLLPPQLIRTIIDSYLNNETLPVAERLNGIYRFSLVVLAVFAAQFLFGYLSTFITSYLGNRIVHDVRTELFRKVLSLPMSFFDRNPSGRITTRIVNDTQNIQEFFTSVITAMVKDVFLLAGTIYFLIRLSPKLFATTSFVFPIIAAAMVLFRYFDLKVYREVRTNLAKVNAYLAEHISGMGVIKLFLAEDYKRKEFDSVSSELYRSQIKQMYVFGIFRPFISFVRHLATSVIIYFGARMILQETIKFGELYAFIAYIDTFMRPLEDISEKYDIVQNTVASCEKIFSLMDEKPEPAGKTNSQLKIEKGELRFEDVWFSYDSDRWVLKGINVVFRPGELTAIVGETGAGKTSLMNLINGLYVPQKGRILIDGKDMFEYDLMKIRKQIAAVPQDVILFTGTILDNVRLFDETYTEEQVIEALKKVHAYDIVSRLSDGIYTKIVERGYTLSAGERQLIALARAVLFDAKILILDEATSNIDVETETRIETAIRELAKEKTMIMIAHRLSTVKNADRILVVHNGRIVEEGKHAQLLAKQGVYYQLYQIQFAS, from the coding sequence GTGGTCACCTTGAACAGATTGCTCAAATACGCCAAACCGTATACCCTGTTCTTCGTCCTGGCGATACTGATCGTCCTGGCTTCGGCCATAGTGGACCTTTTGCCACCACAGCTGATCAGAACGATCATAGACAGTTATTTGAACAACGAAACCTTACCAGTTGCTGAACGGTTGAACGGAATCTACAGATTCAGTCTGGTAGTGCTTGCCGTCTTCGCAGCGCAGTTCCTCTTCGGTTATCTCAGCACTTTCATCACGTCGTATCTGGGCAACAGGATCGTCCACGATGTGCGCACGGAGCTCTTCAGAAAAGTTTTAAGTCTTCCCATGTCGTTCTTCGACAGAAATCCCTCAGGAAGGATCACGACGAGGATCGTGAACGACACGCAGAACATCCAGGAGTTCTTCACCAGCGTCATAACGGCGATGGTGAAGGACGTGTTCCTCCTGGCTGGTACGATATATTTCTTGATTCGACTGAGCCCGAAACTTTTCGCCACGACCAGCTTCGTTTTTCCCATCATAGCGGCCGCGATGGTCCTGTTCAGATACTTCGATCTGAAGGTCTACAGAGAGGTTCGTACCAACCTGGCCAAAGTGAACGCCTACCTTGCGGAACACATCAGTGGAATGGGTGTGATAAAACTCTTCCTCGCCGAAGACTACAAGAGAAAAGAGTTCGACTCGGTGAGTTCAGAGCTATACAGATCGCAGATCAAACAGATGTACGTGTTCGGAATCTTCAGACCGTTCATAAGCTTCGTAAGGCACCTGGCCACGAGCGTGATCATCTACTTCGGCGCCAGAATGATACTGCAGGAGACCATAAAGTTTGGAGAGCTGTACGCATTCATAGCTTACATAGACACGTTCATGAGGCCTCTGGAAGACATCTCAGAGAAGTACGACATCGTACAGAACACGGTTGCTTCGTGCGAGAAGATCTTCTCGCTCATGGATGAAAAGCCCGAACCGGCTGGAAAAACGAACAGCCAGCTCAAGATCGAGAAAGGCGAACTGAGGTTCGAAGACGTGTGGTTCAGCTACGATTCCGACAGGTGGGTGCTGAAAGGCATCAACGTCGTTTTCAGACCTGGAGAGCTGACCGCCATCGTGGGCGAGACCGGGGCAGGAAAAACGTCTCTGATGAACCTCATCAACGGTCTGTACGTACCCCAGAAGGGTCGGATCCTCATAGACGGTAAGGACATGTTCGAATACGATCTGATGAAGATCAGAAAACAGATAGCTGCAGTCCCACAGGACGTGATACTCTTCACAGGAACAATCCTCGACAACGTGAGACTGTTCGACGAAACCTACACCGAGGAGCAGGTGATCGAAGCGCTGAAGAAAGTCCACGCGTACGACATAGTGTCCCGCCTGAGTGATGGAATCTACACCAAGATCGTGGAGCGAGGTTACACGCTCTCTGCCGGCGAGAGACAGCTCATAGCCCTTGCTCGTGCGGTGCTGTTCGATGCGAAGATACTGATCCTCGACGAGGCTACCAGCAACATAGATGTCGAAACGGAAACGCGGATCGAGACAGCCATAAGAGAACTCGCGAAGGAAAAGACGATGATCATGATCGCCCACAGGCTCTCGACCGTGAAGAACGCCGACAGAATACTGGTAGTGCACAACGGCAGGATAGTCGAAGAGGGAAAACACGCCCAGCTTTTGGCGAAACAGGGAGTGTACTACCAGCTGTATCAGATTCAGTTCGCTTCATGA
- a CDS encoding ferritin family protein, with the protein MFNIDEVFEMAEQIERNGVAFYNRAAEMFPEYTKKSVFLKLAEMEKEHEKRFHQMRLELAGKEREISQFLDPQGEAAAYLRAMVSGKVFDPKLDPTTRFKQVRSVSEVIRIAIDVEKDSIIFYLGLKEMIPQGLGKDKIDLIVREEMSHVALLSDMLEKLS; encoded by the coding sequence ATGTTCAACATCGATGAGGTTTTTGAAATGGCAGAGCAGATCGAAAGAAACGGAGTCGCTTTCTACAACAGAGCGGCGGAAATGTTCCCGGAGTACACGAAGAAATCGGTCTTTCTGAAGCTTGCAGAAATGGAAAAAGAACATGAAAAGAGATTCCACCAAATGAGGCTTGAACTTGCCGGAAAAGAACGCGAGATCTCGCAGTTCCTCGACCCTCAAGGTGAAGCCGCAGCGTACCTGAGGGCGATGGTGAGTGGCAAGGTGTTCGATCCGAAACTCGATCCCACGACGAGGTTCAAACAGGTGAGGTCCGTTTCAGAAGTTATAAGAATAGCGATAGACGTGGAAAAGGATTCGATAATTTTCTACCTCGGTCTCAAAGAGATGATCCCACAGGGACTCGGCAAAGACAAGATCGACCTCATAGTTCGCGAAGAGATGTCTCACGTTGCGTTGCTCAGCGACATGCTCGAAAAGCTCTCGTGA
- a CDS encoding ferritin produces MIPKELERAFNEQIKKELESAYLYLSMAAYFEHENLAGMAHWMKKQAQEEVNHAMKFFEHINERGGRVELFALAEPRKDWSSPFEVFKHTYEHEQKVTASINALVELARKLNDNAALVFLNWFVNEQIEEEANAQKIMSLLERIGDNFAGIIMLDSELGKRE; encoded by the coding sequence ATGATACCAAAGGAGCTCGAGAGGGCGTTCAACGAGCAGATCAAAAAGGAACTCGAATCGGCTTACCTGTATCTTTCCATGGCCGCTTACTTTGAACACGAGAATCTTGCAGGAATGGCGCACTGGATGAAGAAACAAGCACAGGAAGAAGTGAATCATGCGATGAAGTTCTTCGAGCACATCAACGAACGTGGAGGGAGGGTGGAACTCTTCGCCCTTGCCGAACCGAGGAAGGATTGGTCTTCCCCATTCGAGGTGTTCAAACACACGTACGAGCACGAGCAGAAGGTCACGGCGAGCATAAACGCGCTGGTCGAGCTGGCACGAAAGTTGAACGATAACGCGGCACTCGTCTTTCTGAACTGGTTCGTGAACGAACAGATCGAAGAAGAAGCCAACGCGCAGAAAATAATGTCGTTACTGGAACGCATCGGGGACAACTTCGCTGGTATAATCATGCTTGATTCGGAACTTGGGAAGAGGGAGTGA
- the prmC gene encoding peptide chain release factor N(5)-glutamine methyltransferase: MKLRDLYTKIKDILKEASESSGSEALSILSKVTGRSREGLLMDFEEEVSEAQCQLAVSLARKRASGYPLQYITEKCYFYGLELYVCEGVFIPRMETEVLVDLSLQVIEEKNIELVADVGTGTGCIAIAIALNSQCEVFATDISEKALQVAKKNAEKYQVQIGLLKGPYLEPLLHFLDRVQLIVSNPPYVSSLAQLPADVQKEPSEALFAGEDGLDFYRNFFSVPSLLRGKTIIMEMSPEQESGLRELLQNLGKLSFFKDQFNRTRFFKLEME, encoded by the coding sequence ATGAAGCTCAGAGATCTCTACACAAAGATCAAAGATATTCTCAAGGAAGCCTCCGAATCGAGCGGTTCGGAGGCTCTTTCTATATTGAGCAAAGTTACAGGCAGAAGTCGTGAAGGCCTGTTGATGGATTTCGAAGAAGAAGTTTCCGAAGCGCAGTGTCAGCTCGCCGTTTCGCTGGCGCGAAAACGTGCGAGTGGCTATCCTCTTCAGTACATCACGGAAAAATGCTATTTCTACGGTCTGGAACTGTACGTGTGTGAAGGAGTATTCATTCCGAGAATGGAGACAGAGGTTCTGGTGGACTTATCTTTGCAAGTGATCGAGGAAAAGAATATCGAGCTGGTTGCAGACGTCGGCACCGGAACCGGCTGCATCGCTATAGCAATCGCTCTGAATTCGCAGTGTGAGGTCTTCGCAACCGACATCAGTGAAAAAGCTCTCCAGGTTGCAAAAAAGAACGCCGAGAAGTACCAAGTTCAGATAGGGCTTCTGAAAGGTCCGTACCTCGAGCCACTCTTACATTTTCTGGACCGTGTGCAGTTGATCGTCTCCAACCCACCGTACGTTTCCTCCCTCGCGCAACTTCCCGCCGATGTTCAGAAAGAACCCTCGGAGGCACTCTTCGCGGGCGAGGACGGTCTCGATTTCTACAGAAACTTTTTCTCCGTTCCTTCTCTGCTCAGAGGAAAGACCATAATCATGGAGATGTCACCGGAACAGGAAAGTGGTCTGAGAGAATTGCTTCAGAACCTTGGAAAGCTCAGCTTTTTTAAAGATCAGTTCAACAGAACCAGGTTTTTCAAACTCGAGATGGAGTGA